One genomic segment of Linepithema humile isolate Giens D197 chromosome 5, Lhum_UNIL_v1.0, whole genome shotgun sequence includes these proteins:
- the LOC105667377 gene encoding deleted in lung and esophageal cancer protein 1-like isoform X1, with amino-acid sequence MIKFRTGTKLTPPSISLRKKSAPKAELQKTVLIAIPNSVEFRNYKSNKVYKKAITLRNVSTSLARFQLAVRPDYSRFTVMIEYKGQRGGIFPGMHVRLVISFRSDVLDEFDEPLVINVQHGRSVVIKLRGYRDPPILKVINIPYLQCPQKEWHTMTRNVEWITELPFERTNSHEESDDSPTDRSNSASSTSTEEVLNCKKLKTFDCGECLVGEQVTLSLMVKNIGGEGRFFIMSEIDWFSMHIEVKI; translated from the exons ATGATAAAATTTCGTACCGG AACCAAATTAACTCCCCCATCGATCAGTCTACGGAAGAAAAGTGCTCCAAAAGCAGAGTTACAGAAGACAGTTTTGATCGCGATCCCTAATTCTGTGGAATTTCGCAACTACAAGTCGAACAAAGTGTACAAG AAAGCCATCACACTACGAAATGTCAGTACGTCTCTAGCCAGATTTCAATTGGCAGTTAGACCTGATTATTCACGATTCACCGTCATGATTGAATATAAAGGACAAAGAGGAGGTATTTTTCCAGGAATGCATGTGAGATTGGTTATTTCTTTTCGCTCTGATGTCTTGGACGAATTTGATGAACCGCTAGTGATAAATGTGCAACACGGACGTTCGGTGGTGATTAAATTACGCGGATATCGTGATCCACCGATATTGAAAG TGATTAATATTCCATATTTGCAATGTCCGCAAAAAGAATGGCACACAATGACAAGAAATGTAGAATGGATCACAGAACTTCCGTTTGAACGAACAAATTCTCACGAAGAA TCTGATGATTCACCTACCGATAGAAGCAACAGCGCATCGAGCACATCCACAGAGGAAGTCTTgaattgtaagaaattaaaGACCTTTGATTGTGGAGAATGTCTTGTGGGTGAACAAGTTACTTTATCCTTGATGGTTAAAAACATCGGCGGCGAGGGAAGATTCTTCATCATGAGCGAAATCGATTGGTTTTCGATGCATATCGAGGTAAAaatatga
- the LOC105667377 gene encoding deleted in lung and esophageal cancer protein 1 homolog isoform X2 produces the protein MSFNFFTFLKRTKLTPPSISLRKKSAPKAELQKTVLIAIPNSVEFRNYKSNKVYKKAITLRNVSTSLARFQLAVRPDYSRFTVMIEYKGQRGGIFPGMHVRLVISFRSDVLDEFDEPLVINVQHGRSVVIKLRGYRDPPILKVINIPYLQCPQKEWHTMTRNVEWITELPFERTNSHEESDDSPTDRSNSASSTSTEEVLNCKKLKTFDCGECLVGEQVTLSLMVKNIGGEGRFFIMSEIDWFSMHIEDVTTNNMLILPSFAMWPAYFTLKSQEYMYLYIYFSPDTHGMHMEPIYAICDNCSVIATEIVGDAVTYKQQ, from the exons ATgtcatttaatttctttaccTTTCTTAAAAGAACCAAATTAACTCCCCCATCGATCAGTCTACGGAAGAAAAGTGCTCCAAAAGCAGAGTTACAGAAGACAGTTTTGATCGCGATCCCTAATTCTGTGGAATTTCGCAACTACAAGTCGAACAAAGTGTACAAG AAAGCCATCACACTACGAAATGTCAGTACGTCTCTAGCCAGATTTCAATTGGCAGTTAGACCTGATTATTCACGATTCACCGTCATGATTGAATATAAAGGACAAAGAGGAGGTATTTTTCCAGGAATGCATGTGAGATTGGTTATTTCTTTTCGCTCTGATGTCTTGGACGAATTTGATGAACCGCTAGTGATAAATGTGCAACACGGACGTTCGGTGGTGATTAAATTACGCGGATATCGTGATCCACCGATATTGAAAG TGATTAATATTCCATATTTGCAATGTCCGCAAAAAGAATGGCACACAATGACAAGAAATGTAGAATGGATCACAGAACTTCCGTTTGAACGAACAAATTCTCACGAAGAA TCTGATGATTCACCTACCGATAGAAGCAACAGCGCATCGAGCACATCCACAGAGGAAGTCTTgaattgtaagaaattaaaGACCTTTGATTGTGGAGAATGTCTTGTGGGTGAACAAGTTACTTTATCCTTGATGGTTAAAAACATCGGCGGCGAGGGAAGATTCTTCATCATGAGCGAAATCGATTGGTTTTCGATGCATATCGAG gatgtTACTACTAATAATATGCTGATTTTGCCATCTTTTGCTATGTGGCCTGCATATTTTACACTCAAATCTCAAGAATATATGTATCTGTATATCTACTTCTCTCCTGACACTCACGGAATGCAT ATGGAACCAATATATGCGATTTGCGACAATTGTTCTGTGATAGCAACAGAGATCGTCGGAGATGCAGTCACATATAAGCAGCAGTAG
- the LOC105667376 gene encoding tRNA (cytosine(72)-C(5))-methyltransferase NSUN6, which translates to MPQLLHNFGESPFKKKSEIYNELITDFGKVIINGRYLEKSEIQEKVDTLCKWMCTTPKTTIYRLDNFHYTDDLEKLKNALKQNDKPDPSIHFLPDLPNGIIAVDGWDSSVSLDLNRYPDEIVVDAACGAAVLRGSHVYAPGIIGMPNGLNIDTKVSVFADVAGQCKKGLIKPYADGNKIYLGNGILRQTRKELFGKAAKNPRGIAIIMTDVISRVPQLNVNDESLRPHALLQNLPSIICSLVLNPQPGETILDMCAAPGNKTTHISFLMKGQGTIIALEKNSGKVIRFKEKCNDENIKIFCYDATKAVIEQEHISVHTDGPPYEEDYFDRILLDTPCSALGQRPQLYNTITSAQLRSYVPLQRSLFTAAVRLLKPKGTLVYSTCTVTIAENEGLIAWALKQFPELTLESASERIKTDRHGTPGYTVDGLTDENAKKVRRFGPESDSVGFFIACLKKCS; encoded by the exons atgccacaattattacataattttggaGAATCGCcgtttaaaaagaaatctgaaatatataatgaattaataacagattttGGAAAAGTTATTATCAATGGCAGATACTTGGAAAAATCCGAAATTCAG gaaAAGGTCGATACTCTCTGCAAGTGGATGTGCACAACACCTAAGACAACTATTTACAGATtagataattttcattatacgGATGATCTGGAGAAactaaaaaatgcattaaagcag AATGATAAACCAGATCCATCTATTCACTTTTTGCCGGATCTTCCAAATGGAATAATTGCCGTTGACGGTTGGGATTCATCAGTATCTCTTGATTTAAATAGATATCCGGATGAAATTGTTGTTGATGCTGCATGTGGTGCAGCTGTACTAAGAGGATCTCACGTTTATGCTCCTGGCATCATTGGAATGCCCAAtg GTTTAAATATTGACACTAAGGTTAGTGTATTTGCCGATGTCGCTGGTCAGTGCAAGAAGGGCTTAATTAAACCGTATGCAGATGgcaataagatatatttagGCAATGGCATTCTTCGACAAACGAGGAAAGAATTATTTGGCAAAGCTGCAAAAAATCCACG CGGTATCGCCATAATTATGACTGATGTAATCTCACGAGTTCCACAATTAAATGTGAATGACGAATCTTTGAGACCACATGCGCTGTTACAAAATTTGCCATCCATCATATGCAGTCTAGTATTAAATCCCCAGCCGGGTGAGACAATCTTGGACATGTGTGCTGCACCTGGTAACAAGACCACGCATATTTCATTTCTTATGAAAGGGCAG GGTACAATTATagctttagaaaaaaattcggGCAAGGTAATACGGTTTAAAGAAAAGTGTAACGacgagaatattaaaatattttgttacgatGCTACGAAGGCCGTTATTGAGCAAGAACACATTTCCGTCCATACTGATGGGCCTCCATACGAAGAAGATTACTTTGATCGTATTCTCTTAGACACCCCATGCAGCGCGCTGGGTCAAAGGCCGCAATTGTATAATACAATCACGTCGGCGCAGCTTCGTTCTTACGTTCCTTTGCAGCGAAGTCTCTTTACTGCT GCTGTCCGCCTTTTAAAACCGAAAGGAACATTGGTGTATAGCACATGCACTGTCACAATAGCGGAGAATGAAGGACTCATCGCTTGGGCATTGAAGCAATTTCCAGAGTTAACATTAGAATCCGCCAGCGAACGGATAAAAACCGACAGACATGGCACTCCAGGATATACCGTGGATGGTTTGACCGATGAGAATGCGAAAAAAGTACGCAGATTTGGTCCTGAAAGTGATTCTGTTGGTTTTTTCATCGCATGCTTGAAAAAATGCTCCTGA